A section of the Archaeoglobus neptunius genome encodes:
- the sat gene encoding sulfate adenylyltransferase, whose amino-acid sequence MPLIKTPPPHGGKLVERVVKKREVAEKMIAGCPTYELKPTTLPDGTPIRHVYREIMSVCYGFFSPVEGSMVQNELERVLKERRLLSEWIFPYPILFDISEEDYKALNVGEGDRLLLMLKGQPFAIIDIEEVYKIDPTDVATRTFGTPENNPEVVREPFNDKHPGYMIYKMHNPVILAGKYTIVNEPKFKEPFDRFWFPPSKCREVIMNEKKWRTVIAHQTRNVPHVGHEMLMKAAAFTGDIEPCNGILVNAIIGAKRRGDYPDEAILEGHEAVNKYGYIKPERHMVTFTLWDMRYGNPIESLLHGVIRQNMGCTHHMFGRDHAAVGEYYDMYATQILWSKGIPSFGFEAPPNEVDYGLKIIPQNMAEFWYCPICQEIAYSESCGHTDAKQKFSGSFLRGMVAEGVFPPRVVMRPEVYKAIVKWWKVYNYPFVNRKYLDMKNKELEVDLPAMEVPKA is encoded by the coding sequence ATGCCCTTAATAAAAACACCGCCACCACACGGCGGAAAGCTTGTTGAAAGGGTTGTTAAAAAGAGAGAAGTTGCCGAAAAAATGATTGCCGGTTGCCCCACGTACGAATTGAAGCCCACAACACTTCCCGATGGGACGCCAATTCGCCATGTTTACAGAGAAATAATGTCCGTCTGTTATGGCTTCTTTAGCCCGGTGGAAGGTTCGATGGTTCAAAACGAGCTTGAGAGGGTTTTGAAAGAAAGGAGACTTCTCAGCGAGTGGATATTTCCGTACCCAATTCTCTTTGACATCAGTGAGGAGGACTATAAAGCTCTGAATGTTGGAGAGGGAGACAGACTGTTGCTCATGCTTAAAGGACAGCCCTTCGCCATTATAGACATTGAGGAGGTTTACAAAATTGATCCAACGGACGTTGCGACAAGAACCTTTGGTACACCGGAAAATAACCCCGAAGTGGTCAGGGAACCTTTCAACGATAAGCACCCCGGCTATATGATATACAAGATGCACAATCCGGTAATTCTGGCCGGGAAGTATACCATCGTGAACGAGCCGAAATTTAAGGAACCCTTTGACAGGTTCTGGTTCCCGCCCTCAAAGTGCAGGGAAGTGATAATGAACGAGAAGAAATGGCGGACTGTTATTGCACACCAGACGAGGAATGTACCGCATGTGGGACACGAAATGCTCATGAAAGCTGCTGCCTTTACCGGTGATATCGAACCATGTAATGGAATTCTCGTGAATGCAATAATCGGTGCGAAAAGGAGAGGAGATTATCCCGATGAGGCAATTCTTGAGGGACATGAGGCCGTTAACAAATACGGCTACATCAAGCCCGAAAGACACATGGTCACCTTTACGCTCTGGGACATGAGATATGGCAATCCAATCGAGTCTCTGCTGCATGGCGTTATAAGGCAGAACATGGGCTGTACGCATCACATGTTCGGCAGAGATCATGCGGCAGTAGGTGAGTACTACGACATGTATGCAACCCAGATTCTGTGGAGCAAGGGAATTCCGAGCTTTGGATTCGAGGCTCCGCCAAACGAAGTTGATTACGGCCTGAAGATAATACCGCAAAACATGGCCGAGTTCTGGTACTGCCCCATCTGTCAGGAAATTGCCTACAGTGAGAGCTGCGGTCATACTGATGCAAAGCAGAAATTCAGTGGTAGCTTCCTGAGAGGAATGGTAGCTGAAGGTGTATTCCCACCGAGAGTGGTCATGAGGCCGGAGGTTTACAAGGCGATAGTCAAGTGGTGGAAGGTATACAACTATCCGTTCGTGAACAGGAAGTATCTTGACATGAAGAACAAGGAGCTTGAGGTCGATCTTCCGGCGATGGAGGTACCCAAGGCGTGA
- a CDS encoding DUF6955 family protein translates to MPHYISVILDDERYEKIKGTPLEEKITYLFGGQLKSLIVEVPEEKSEKILKAFDKARIDSRGYIEDVPVAFRRAVFEEIAKAKSLDVIDKVLERLDELVEAAKKEDEYIPPPEIE, encoded by the coding sequence ATGCCGCACTACATTTCGGTAATTCTGGATGATGAAAGGTACGAGAAAATCAAGGGAACTCCTCTTGAGGAGAAGATAACCTATCTCTTTGGCGGTCAACTGAAGTCTCTCATTGTGGAGGTTCCCGAAGAGAAGTCTGAGAAAATACTCAAGGCCTTTGACAAAGCAAGGATCGACTCAAGAGGATACATCGAGGATGTTCCTGTAGCATTTAGAAGGGCCGTATTCGAGGAAATTGCAAAAGCCAAGTCTCTGGACGTCATCGATAAGGTCCTTGAGAGATTGGACGAGCTGGTGGAGGCTGCAAAGAAGGAGGATGAATACATTCCTCCGCCGGAAATTGAGTAA
- the aprB gene encoding adenylyl-sulfate reductase subunit beta yields the protein MPSFVNPEKCDGCKALERTACEYICPNDLMTLDKEAMKAYNREPDMCWECYSCVKMCPQGAIDVRGYVDYSPLGGACVPMRGTSDIMWTVKYRNGKVLRFKFAIRTTPWGSIQPYEGFPEPTEEALKSELLSGEPDIIGLSEFPQVKKKA from the coding sequence ATGCCGTCGTTTGTAAACCCGGAAAAGTGTGATGGATGTAAGGCGCTGGAGAGAACGGCATGTGAGTACATCTGCCCCAACGACTTGATGACACTGGATAAGGAGGCAATGAAAGCGTACAACAGAGAGCCCGACATGTGCTGGGAGTGCTATAGCTGTGTTAAGATGTGCCCGCAGGGTGCAATTGATGTAAGGGGTTACGTGGACTACTCCCCGCTTGGCGGTGCATGTGTGCCCATGAGAGGTACCTCGGACATCATGTGGACCGTGAAGTACAGAAATGGAAAGGTGCTGAGATTCAAGTTTGCCATCAGAACGACTCCTTGGGGGTCAATCCAGCCTTATGAGGGATTCCCCGAACCAACTGAGGAGGCACTGAAGAGCGAACTTCTGTCGGGAGAGCCGGATATTATTGGCCTGAGCGAGTTCCCGCAGGTAAAGAAGAAGGCTTAA
- the aprA gene encoding adenylyl-sulfate reductase subunit alpha — protein sequence MVYYPKKYELYKAADVPTEVVETDILIIGGGFSGCGAAYEAAYWAKLGGLKVTLVEKAAVERGGAVAQGLSAINTYIDLTGRSERQNTLEDYVRYVTLDMMGLAREDLVADYARHVDGTVHLFEKWGLPIWKTPDGKYVREGQWQIMIHGESYKPIIAEAAKMAVGEENIYERVFIFELLKDKNDPNAVAGAVGFSVREAKFYVFKAKAVLLATGGATLLFRPRSTGEAAGRTWYAIFDTGSGYYMGMKAGAMLTQFEHRFIPFRFKDGYGPVGAWFLFFKCKAKNAYGEEYIQTRADELKKYEPYGAAQPIPTPLRNHQVMLEIMDGNQPIYMHTEEALAELAGGDKKKLKHIYEEAFEDFLDMTVSQALLWACQNIDPQEMPSEAAPAEPYIMGSHSGEAGFWVCGPEDLMPEEYAKLFPLKYNRMTTVKGLFAIGDCAGANPHKFSSGSFTEGRIAAKAAVRYILEQKPNPEVDEAVVEELKKKAYAPMERFEQYKNLSTADDVNPEYILPWQGLVRLQKIMDEYAAGIATIYKTNEKMLERALELIALLKEDLEKLAARDLHELMRAWELVHRVWTAEAHVRHMLFRKETRWPGYYYRTDYPELNDEEWKCFVCSKYDAEKDEWTFEKVPYVQIVEWAF from the coding sequence ATGGTGTATTATCCGAAAAAGTATGAGCTGTATAAGGCTGCCGATGTGCCCACAGAGGTAGTCGAGACCGACATCTTGATTATAGGAGGCGGTTTCTCCGGCTGCGGTGCGGCGTACGAGGCTGCGTATTGGGCAAAGCTTGGTGGATTGAAGGTTACGCTTGTTGAGAAGGCGGCAGTTGAGAGAGGTGGAGCTGTTGCCCAGGGTCTTTCCGCTATAAACACATACATCGACCTCACTGGCAGGTCTGAGAGGCAGAACACCCTTGAGGATTATGTCAGATACGTCACTCTCGACATGATGGGTCTTGCAAGAGAGGACCTTGTTGCGGACTACGCAAGGCATGTCGATGGTACTGTTCACCTCTTTGAGAAGTGGGGTCTGCCAATCTGGAAGACTCCAGATGGGAAGTATGTGAGAGAAGGTCAGTGGCAGATAATGATTCACGGTGAGAGCTACAAGCCGATCATCGCCGAGGCTGCGAAGATGGCCGTTGGTGAAGAGAACATCTACGAGAGAGTGTTCATCTTTGAGCTGCTTAAGGACAAGAATGATCCAAATGCAGTTGCCGGAGCTGTTGGATTCAGTGTAAGAGAGGCAAAATTCTACGTGTTCAAGGCCAAAGCCGTGTTGCTGGCCACCGGTGGTGCAACACTGCTCTTCAGGCCGAGAAGCACCGGAGAGGCTGCTGGCAGGACATGGTATGCAATCTTCGACACCGGCAGTGGCTACTACATGGGTATGAAGGCCGGAGCAATGCTCACCCAGTTCGAGCACCGCTTCATACCGTTCAGGTTCAAGGACGGTTACGGGCCAGTTGGAGCATGGTTCCTATTCTTCAAGTGTAAGGCCAAGAACGCATACGGTGAGGAGTACATCCAGACAAGGGCAGATGAGCTGAAGAAATACGAGCCGTACGGTGCAGCTCAGCCGATTCCAACACCGCTGAGAAACCATCAGGTGATGCTTGAAATCATGGATGGCAACCAGCCGATCTACATGCACACCGAAGAGGCTCTGGCAGAGCTGGCTGGAGGAGACAAGAAGAAGCTGAAGCACATCTACGAGGAGGCTTTCGAGGACTTCCTCGACATGACCGTCAGTCAGGCACTGCTCTGGGCGTGCCAGAACATCGACCCGCAGGAGATGCCATCCGAAGCCGCACCTGCTGAGCCGTACATCATGGGTTCACACAGCGGTGAGGCCGGATTCTGGGTGTGCGGCCCAGAGGATCTGATGCCGGAGGAATATGCAAAACTCTTCCCGCTGAAGTACAACAGAATGACGACAGTCAAGGGACTGTTTGCAATCGGTGACTGTGCAGGAGCCAACCCGCACAAGTTCTCCAGCGGTTCGTTCACCGAGGGTAGAATTGCTGCAAAGGCTGCAGTCAGATACATCCTTGAGCAGAAACCCAACCCAGAAGTTGACGAAGCAGTTGTTGAAGAGCTGAAGAAGAAGGCTTACGCACCGATGGAGAGATTTGAGCAGTACAAGAATCTTTCAACTGCAGACGATGTCAACCCAGAGTACATCTTGCCGTGGCAGGGACTTGTGAGGCTCCAGAAGATAATGGACGAGTATGCTGCCGGTATTGCTACGATCTACAAGACCAATGAGAAGATGCTTGAGAGGGCTCTTGAGCTGATCGCTCTTCTCAAGGAGGACCTTGAGAAGTTGGCAGCGAGGGACCTGCACGAGCTGATGAGAGCATGGGAGCTTGTACACAGAGTCTGGACTGCCGAGGCCCACGTCAGGCACATGCTGTTCAGAAAGGAGACAAGATGGCCCGGATACTACTACAGAACAGACTATCCAGAGCTGAACGATGAAGAGTGGAAGTGCTTTGTCTGCAGCAAGTACGATGCCGAGAAGGACGAGTGGACATTTGAGAAGGTACCCTACGTCCAGATCGTGGAGTGGGCGTTCTAA
- a CDS encoding phenylacetate--CoA ligase family protein has product MYWNPAIERLSTEELEEIQERRLRSLVKTVYDYSPFYRKRFRDAGVDPSDIRSLEDLSKLPFTRKKDLRDTYPFGMFSVPLSQVVRFHASSGTTGKPTVVGYTANDIRNWVESLCRALVSCGVGSEDIMQIAYGYGLFTGGLGFHYAAERLGATVLPISAGNTARQVELMKDLGTTVIACTPSYMLYLSEYAEEMGVSIERDTNLRMGIFGAEPWSEETRKRIESKTGITAYDVYGTSELSGPLFTECAERQGIHVWADMFLIEVVDPETGEQVGEGEKGELVVTTLTKEALPLIRWRTGDITYVETDKCACGRTHPRIMRILGRSDDMLIVRGVNVFPSQIEHVLMQIPEVGEHYMIILDRREDGMDEMTIQVELSDRVEIDTTGDILRLEKKISERLKSVLNVWAKVEVVNPGTLQRFEGKAKRVIDRRKI; this is encoded by the coding sequence ATGTACTGGAATCCTGCGATTGAAAGGCTTTCGACCGAAGAGCTCGAAGAAATTCAGGAGAGAAGATTGAGGTCTCTAGTAAAAACGGTCTATGATTATTCACCATTCTACAGAAAAAGGTTCAGAGATGCCGGAGTGGACCCATCGGATATCAGGAGTCTGGAAGATCTGTCCAAGTTGCCCTTTACAAGGAAAAAGGATTTGAGAGACACGTATCCATTTGGAATGTTTTCCGTTCCGCTTTCGCAGGTGGTCAGGTTCCATGCCTCCAGCGGAACTACCGGGAAACCAACTGTTGTTGGATACACCGCAAACGACATTAGAAACTGGGTGGAAAGTCTCTGCAGAGCTCTGGTAAGCTGTGGTGTGGGCAGCGAGGATATAATGCAAATAGCATACGGATATGGCCTGTTCACAGGAGGTCTCGGTTTTCACTACGCTGCAGAAAGACTTGGGGCAACAGTCCTTCCGATTTCTGCAGGAAACACGGCGAGACAGGTTGAACTGATGAAGGATCTGGGTACAACCGTAATTGCCTGCACACCATCATACATGCTTTACCTTTCTGAGTACGCCGAGGAGATGGGCGTCAGCATCGAAAGAGATACAAACCTGAGAATGGGCATTTTTGGAGCCGAGCCCTGGAGTGAGGAAACGAGGAAAAGAATTGAAAGTAAAACCGGTATAACCGCCTACGATGTTTACGGCACCTCAGAGCTGAGTGGCCCGCTCTTCACCGAATGTGCTGAAAGACAGGGCATCCATGTGTGGGCGGATATGTTTCTGATCGAAGTGGTGGATCCAGAAACTGGAGAGCAGGTTGGTGAGGGCGAGAAAGGGGAACTTGTCGTAACAACACTCACTAAGGAAGCTTTGCCGCTGATAAGGTGGAGGACGGGTGACATAACCTATGTTGAGACTGATAAATGTGCATGCGGCAGAACTCATCCGAGGATAATGCGCATTCTTGGCAGATCGGATGACATGCTGATAGTCAGAGGAGTCAATGTATTTCCGAGTCAGATCGAGCATGTTTTGATGCAGATACCGGAGGTTGGCGAGCATTACATGATAATCCTGGATCGCAGGGAGGATGGCATGGACGAAATGACAATTCAGGTAGAGCTGAGTGACAGAGTTGAAATAGATACTACTGGGGACATCTTGAGGCTGGAGAAGAAAATATCAGAGCGTCTGAAGAGTGTACTCAACGTCTGGGCAAAGGTGGAGGTGGTCAACCCCGGTACGCTCCAGAGGTTCGAGGGAAAGGCTAAAAGAGTTATTGATAGGAGAAAGATATAG
- a CDS encoding ACT domain-containing protein, translating into MIRQISVFVENKPGRLAAVTEVLSKNGVNIRAFTIADAGDFGIIRMVVDKTDEAYKALKEAGFTVRLTSVLAVEVEDKPGSLHRIAEALGDAGVNIEYVYAFTSEQHKALIIFRVNDVEKAKEVLERLGVLFKGEIK; encoded by the coding sequence ATGATCAGGCAGATTTCGGTATTTGTTGAGAACAAACCCGGGAGACTTGCGGCGGTTACAGAGGTTCTTTCAAAGAATGGAGTGAACATCAGAGCTTTCACGATCGCCGATGCTGGGGATTTCGGGATAATCAGGATGGTTGTTGATAAAACAGATGAGGCTTATAAGGCTCTGAAGGAAGCGGGATTCACAGTAAGGTTAACCAGCGTTTTGGCAGTAGAGGTGGAGGACAAGCCGGGTAGCCTGCATCGAATCGCTGAGGCCCTTGGTGATGCAGGTGTCAACATCGAATACGTTTACGCCTTCACGAGTGAGCAGCACAAGGCGCTCATAATTTTCAGGGTAAATGATGTGGAAAAGGCGAAGGAAGTTCTTGAGAGGCTTGGTGTGCTTTTCAAGGGAGAAATTAAGTAA